A genomic segment from Chitinophaga flava encodes:
- a CDS encoding WD40/YVTN/BNR-like repeat-containing protein — translation MSGTGGMVGRSINGGDSWEWHQVKGCDSCDWRSLYAFNDRKALVLNAGEPAHLFLTEDGGQSWQQVYFNATPGIFFDAMTFYNEKEGIAIGDPLQQHFTLLRTHDGGKTWQLDPPSISPEAITGEAIFAASGTSLIATRDNRCFATGGTVARLHKAGKKWESLPIPIIQGQASTGVFSIAFLNARRGIAVGGDYKNDTLRANNCLLTSDGGHTWTAPHTAPGGYKSCVTYITPQLLITTGTSGTDISVNSGMDWKKIGEGFNCAAKARNGKRVFLAGKTIGRLEITPSRHK, via the coding sequence GTGTCTGGAACCGGCGGCATGGTAGGCCGTAGTATCAATGGCGGCGACAGCTGGGAATGGCATCAGGTAAAAGGCTGTGATAGCTGTGACTGGCGCTCGCTGTATGCGTTCAACGACCGTAAGGCGCTGGTGCTCAACGCCGGAGAACCCGCCCATCTCTTTCTCACTGAAGACGGCGGCCAGTCGTGGCAACAGGTATACTTCAATGCCACACCTGGCATCTTCTTCGACGCCATGACTTTTTATAATGAAAAGGAAGGAATAGCCATCGGCGATCCGCTGCAACAACATTTTACGTTGCTTCGCACACATGACGGCGGCAAAACCTGGCAGTTGGATCCTCCTTCCATATCCCCCGAAGCGATCACCGGAGAAGCCATCTTCGCCGCCAGCGGCACCAGCCTGATAGCCACCAGAGACAACCGCTGCTTTGCTACCGGTGGCACAGTGGCCCGTCTTCATAAAGCCGGCAAAAAATGGGAAAGTCTCCCGATTCCCATCATCCAGGGGCAAGCCAGTACCGGCGTCTTTTCTATCGCCTTTCTCAATGCCCGCAGAGGCATTGCGGTAGGTGGTGATTATAAAAATGATACCCTTCGGGCCAACAACTGCCTGCTCACCAGCGATGGCGGCCATACCTGGACCGCCCCACACACAGCCCCCGGCGGGTACAAATCCTGCGTAACGTATATTACACCTCAACTGCTGATTACCACCGGCACTTCCGGCACCGATATTTCCGTTAACAGCGGAATGGACTGGAAAAAAATTGGAGAAGGGTTTAATTGTGCCGCTAAAGCCAGAAACGGGAAGCGTGTATTTTTAGCAGGAAAAACTATTGGCAGGCTCGAAATCACACCATCCCGGCATAAATAA